In Hahella sp. KA22, one genomic interval encodes:
- a CDS encoding LysR family transcriptional regulator — protein MIEKLEIHHLRTLDALYRFGNISAAAESLDLSQQAISQQLKKLRDILGDQLFVRTGHGMAPTPYAKLIEPHIQQVLTHLHAIPAPEAFSLAKVERTLVISATDYTQKVIVTQLVAELRKAAPKVKVVVANIESANLTRKMRQGEIDLAFTSHGYVPEGLLSEALFTERYLCVSADAGLAGEGEISLERLVARDFIVTSPGTGGFAGSADAWFEQQGLRRNVTISAPSFHIAQEYLRATDMVAFMPSRLLPCAGLFEIPLNKYPPGYEVVAAFHPSAKNDPLIMWALSTVKQRLSHA, from the coding sequence ATGATCGAAAAGCTGGAAATCCACCATTTGCGGACATTGGACGCATTGTATCGCTTCGGCAATATCTCCGCCGCAGCGGAGTCTCTGGATCTGTCGCAGCAGGCGATCAGTCAACAGCTGAAAAAACTGCGGGACATTCTGGGCGATCAGCTATTCGTGCGCACCGGCCATGGCATGGCTCCGACGCCTTACGCCAAACTGATCGAGCCGCATATCCAGCAGGTGTTGACCCATCTGCACGCGATTCCGGCGCCGGAGGCGTTTTCTTTGGCGAAGGTGGAAAGAACCTTGGTGATATCCGCCACGGATTACACCCAGAAAGTGATTGTGACACAGCTGGTCGCTGAATTACGAAAAGCCGCGCCCAAGGTGAAAGTCGTGGTCGCTAATATCGAAAGCGCCAATCTGACCCGGAAAATGCGGCAAGGGGAGATTGATCTGGCGTTCACCTCCCATGGCTATGTGCCGGAAGGCCTGCTGTCCGAGGCGTTGTTCACGGAAAGGTATCTCTGCGTCTCCGCCGACGCCGGATTGGCGGGCGAGGGAGAGATTTCCCTGGAGCGACTGGTGGCGCGTGACTTTATTGTCACCTCGCCAGGAACCGGCGGCTTCGCCGGGTCGGCGGACGCCTGGTTTGAGCAGCAGGGTTTGCGTCGTAACGTGACGATTTCAGCGCCGTCGTTCCACATCGCCCAGGAATATTTGCGGGCGACGGATATGGTGGCCTTTATGCCGTCGCGGCTGTTGCCTTGCGCAGGGTTATTCGAGATTCCCCTCAACAAGTACCCGCCTGGATACGAAGTGGTGGCGGCCTTTCATCCCAGCGCCAAGAATGATCCCCTGATCATGTGGGCGCTCAGTACGGTGAAACAGCGCCTTTCCCACGCTTGA
- a CDS encoding DMT family transporter, with product MNRQAATSIGFTAVVLWGALALFTRWSAGIPPFQLLAMTFCIAALLMLGKTVAQGGSLLRLLRQPVRAWLLGVGGLFGYHLFYFIALNQAPAVEASLIAYLWPLLIVCFSAVLLKESAGKALWLGGLLTLAGCWALLWRPGAGFDPRYLSGYGAALLCALIWSLYSVLSRTLAAVPSDAVGLYCLGVSVLAALCHGALEETVWPLSGGQWLGVIGLGLGPVGIAFFTWDYGVKRGDIQLLGVLSYAAPLISTLLLIAFGEAEFTVTVLLGCGLIVGGALLASLGPALLRRPAPQA from the coding sequence ATGAACCGACAAGCCGCAACGTCCATAGGATTCACCGCCGTCGTCTTATGGGGCGCATTAGCGCTGTTCACGCGCTGGAGCGCAGGCATTCCTCCCTTTCAGTTATTGGCGATGACCTTTTGCATCGCCGCACTGCTGATGTTGGGCAAAACAGTGGCGCAGGGAGGCAGTCTTCTGCGTCTGCTACGTCAACCGGTTCGCGCCTGGTTGTTGGGCGTGGGCGGACTATTCGGTTACCACCTGTTTTACTTCATCGCCTTGAATCAGGCGCCGGCGGTGGAAGCCAGTCTGATCGCCTATCTCTGGCCGCTGCTGATCGTCTGCTTTTCCGCTGTGTTGCTGAAAGAGTCTGCGGGCAAAGCCCTGTGGCTGGGTGGACTGCTGACGCTGGCGGGCTGCTGGGCGTTGCTGTGGCGCCCCGGCGCTGGCTTCGACCCGCGTTACTTGAGCGGCTACGGCGCCGCGCTGCTCTGCGCTCTGATCTGGTCGCTGTATTCGGTGTTGTCCCGCACGCTGGCGGCGGTCCCCTCTGACGCAGTGGGCTTATACTGTCTGGGTGTTTCTGTGCTGGCGGCGCTGTGTCATGGCGCGCTTGAAGAGACTGTCTGGCCGCTGAGCGGCGGGCAATGGCTCGGGGTAATTGGTTTGGGGCTGGGCCCGGTGGGGATTGCGTTCTTTACCTGGGACTATGGCGTCAAACGCGGCGATATTCAGCTATTGGGGGTCTTGTCCTACGCCGCGCCGCTGATTTCCACGCTATTGCTGATCGCCTTTGGCGAAGCGGAATTCACGGTAACGGTATTGCTCGGGTGCGGACTGATTGTCGGCGGCGCCTTGCTGGCGTCTCTGGGACCGGCGCTGCTGCGCAGGCCGGCCCCGCAGGCTTAG
- a CDS encoding Fpg/Nei family DNA glycosylase codes for MPEYPDITVYIDALERRVLGRVLESVELHSYFLLRTAEPPLEAVVGARVTQLRRIGKRIAIGFDNDVWMVFHLMIVGRLHWRDAGKKAPGKNALISLQFPNGVLFLTEAGTKKRASLHLVGEETGLAQINPGGLEILESDLHAFQQALTHNNHTLKRALTDPHIFSGVGSAYSDEILHAARLSPIAHTQKLSPEEIERLYQACRTSLTTWTQRLRDQYGDAFPEKVTAFREDMAVHGRYNLPCPVCGGAVQRIRYATNETNYCPNCQTEGRLLADRALSRLLKKDWPRSVEDLEKIRGKNDH; via the coding sequence ATGCCTGAATATCCTGACATTACTGTGTATATCGATGCGTTGGAGCGGCGGGTTCTTGGGCGGGTGTTGGAGTCGGTGGAGTTGCATAGTTATTTTCTGTTGCGGACGGCGGAGCCGCCTTTGGAGGCGGTAGTTGGCGCGCGAGTGACGCAGTTGCGGCGGATTGGTAAGCGTATCGCCATTGGCTTTGATAATGATGTTTGGATGGTGTTTCACCTGATGATCGTGGGGCGGTTGCATTGGCGCGACGCGGGTAAGAAAGCGCCGGGGAAAAATGCGTTGATTAGCTTGCAGTTCCCTAATGGCGTTCTGTTTTTGACGGAAGCGGGAACGAAGAAGCGCGCTTCGCTGCATCTTGTCGGAGAGGAAACAGGATTAGCGCAGATCAATCCGGGCGGTCTGGAGATATTGGAGTCCGACCTCCACGCGTTTCAACAGGCATTGACCCACAATAACCACACCTTAAAAAGAGCGCTCACCGATCCGCATATTTTCAGCGGCGTCGGCAGCGCCTATTCCGATGAAATTCTGCATGCGGCCCGACTTTCTCCCATTGCGCACACTCAAAAGCTGAGTCCAGAAGAAATTGAGCGGCTGTATCAGGCGTGCCGCACTAGTTTGACCACTTGGACGCAGCGTTTGCGCGACCAGTATGGCGACGCCTTTCCAGAAAAAGTCACCGCCTTTCGCGAAGACATGGCGGTGCATGGTCGTTACAACCTTCCCTGCCCGGTCTGTGGCGGCGCCGTACAGCGCATTCGCTATGCGACCAACGAGACCAACTATTGCCCCAATTGCCAGACGGAAGGACGCTTACTCGCGGATCGGGCGTTGTCCCGTCTGTTGAAAAAAGACTGGCCAAGAAGCGTTGAGGACCTGGAGAAAATTCGCGGCAAAAACGATCACTGA
- a CDS encoding RidA family protein: MSISKVNPGALYNGSPFGLSQAAVDTESGLVFVSGQVDWDADYELKNDTIEAQTANALENLSIVLQEAGSSVDNLLQVRIFVRGELADHMAKVAPILANYLGSVRPALTGVGVASLASPGTLVEIEAVAKVRR; encoded by the coding sequence ATGAGCATTAGTAAAGTAAACCCCGGCGCGCTGTATAACGGTTCGCCTTTTGGGCTGTCCCAGGCGGCGGTCGATACGGAGTCAGGATTGGTGTTTGTGTCAGGACAGGTGGACTGGGACGCTGACTACGAGCTGAAGAACGACACCATTGAAGCGCAGACAGCCAATGCGCTGGAGAATCTGAGCATCGTGCTGCAGGAAGCGGGGTCTTCCGTCGATAACCTGCTGCAAGTGCGCATATTTGTCAGGGGCGAGCTGGCGGACCACATGGCGAAGGTGGCGCCCATTCTCGCCAACTATCTGGGCTCCGTGCGGCCAGCGCTGACCGGCGTGGGCGTTGCTTCGCTGGCGTCGCCGGGCACGTTGGTGGAGATCGAGGCGGTGGCGAAAGTCCGCCGCTAA
- a CDS encoding TIGR00730 family Rossman fold protein — MRIAVFCGSSMGAREEYEGAAKALGEELARRNIELVYGGGHVGLMGVIADAVLAAGGKVTGVIPVALKEKEIEHTGLTELFVVADMHERKAKMAELSDAFIAMPGGAGTLEEIFEVWTWSQLGYHSKPSCFYNAFGYYDKLLDFIRHMQDERFLSQGYIDALIIKENPAQLLDAILSYQAPPGKW; from the coding sequence GTGAGAATTGCAGTATTTTGCGGCTCCAGTATGGGGGCCAGAGAGGAATACGAGGGCGCCGCCAAAGCGCTTGGGGAAGAGTTGGCGCGACGGAATATCGAGCTGGTGTACGGCGGCGGCCATGTGGGCCTGATGGGCGTGATCGCCGACGCGGTGCTGGCGGCGGGCGGCAAGGTGACCGGCGTCATCCCCGTGGCGTTGAAAGAAAAGGAGATTGAACATACCGGTTTGACCGAGTTGTTCGTAGTGGCGGACATGCACGAACGCAAAGCGAAAATGGCGGAGCTGTCAGACGCGTTTATCGCCATGCCTGGCGGCGCCGGAACTTTGGAGGAAATCTTCGAGGTCTGGACCTGGAGTCAGTTGGGCTATCACAGCAAGCCAAGCTGTTTTTATAACGCCTTTGGCTACTACGACAAACTGCTCGACTTTATCCGTCACATGCAGGACGAACGCTTCCTGAGTCAGGGCTACATCGACGCCCTGATCATCAAAGAAAACCCGGCGCAGCTGCTCGACGCGATTCTGTCTTATCAGGCGCCTCCCGGAAAATGGTGA
- a CDS encoding EAL domain-containing protein has translation MSNSSSPIGRVRTICFLVLCLITRISGAAESELTPVVVQLKWLHQFQFAGFYAAVEKGFYQKAGFDVTLREAAPDINPIDEVVQGRADFGVANSELLLYRLQGAPVTAVAVLIQHSPLVLVSLAESEILSPQDLIDKRVMFPHGPYGANTIGILRKEGVLLSQIKQMPLSFNINDLVEHRVDAMVGYVTDLPYQLRKRQIAYNIMDPRSYGIDFYGDTLFTTENHAMSDTEEVARFREATIDGWRYAVENPEEIIRLLQSKYNSRKKYDELVYEARETIDLIVPKLVEIGHMNPGRWGHIADTFAALEMAPRDYNLEGFVFEPDRNDARLVLRTALWIGGLVVIAGAVGIFLLVTFNNRLKNRVELHTHQLREANEALYEQTQTLMEKEQALYKLNHALEARVEERTEALAQANQELKLEIAEREQRELSLRLLSKAVESSRSGVIITNADGVIVYVNNAFLAMSGYDRMQVFDKHISSLEERVCFPRLDQINFRELPEPMVRDELHCYDASRNQYWVQISIFPIYEQAARNYGVFRPAPEKVSHYVVTCEDITLLKKSKDEMEQLAFYDHLTGLESRLLFKLRLENAITRAVRDKSMIALMFIDIDHFKEINDNYGHDAGDEVLKTVAARIKQNVRKNDTVARISGDEFTVILSDIRGHADARRVAQGIRRTLNQPFKFAGKEYFVGASIGISIAPDDGVELDELLKNADTAMYQAKRNGRNDIQFFSHSMNEEAKKKQALEAEMIQGLSKKQFRLDYQPVIDLETKKLVGLEALLRWNHPGQGVIYPDHFIPLAEETGLIVELGKWVISEVISATQELRKMGFADVGVAINVSARQLRDKGLIADIGRIVAAHRNEPCNIQLELTESTIIEELEQSNRSINDLNRLGFGITVDDFGAGYSSMSNLKQLPIDCIKIDKSFIHNMLRKGDDAEIVKAMISMAHNLKLKVVAVGVEDAEQVKFLKENQCFLAQGFYFAKAGDLHEIIGKFSAPNVVKLTP, from the coding sequence ATGTCGAACTCATCTTCTCCTATTGGCCGTGTCCGGACGATATGCTTTCTGGTTCTTTGCCTGATCACGAGAATCAGTGGGGCGGCGGAGTCTGAGCTTACTCCGGTCGTGGTGCAGTTGAAGTGGCTGCACCAATTCCAGTTCGCCGGCTTTTACGCCGCTGTCGAAAAAGGTTTCTATCAGAAAGCCGGCTTCGACGTGACCCTGCGTGAGGCGGCGCCGGACATTAATCCTATCGACGAAGTGGTGCAGGGCAGGGCGGACTTCGGCGTCGCCAACTCCGAGCTGCTGCTTTACCGCTTGCAGGGCGCGCCTGTCACCGCCGTGGCGGTGCTGATTCAGCATTCGCCTCTGGTGTTGGTGAGTCTGGCGGAGTCGGAAATACTCAGTCCGCAGGATCTCATCGATAAGCGCGTCATGTTTCCCCATGGGCCATACGGCGCCAATACCATTGGCATCTTACGCAAAGAAGGCGTGCTGCTTTCGCAAATCAAACAGATGCCGTTATCTTTTAATATCAATGATCTGGTGGAGCACCGCGTGGACGCCATGGTGGGCTACGTGACTGATCTGCCGTATCAGCTGCGGAAACGGCAGATCGCTTATAACATCATGGACCCGCGCAGTTACGGCATTGATTTCTACGGCGACACCCTTTTCACGACTGAAAATCATGCCATGAGCGATACCGAAGAGGTGGCGCGTTTCCGCGAGGCCACGATTGATGGTTGGCGTTATGCGGTAGAGAATCCGGAAGAGATCATTCGTTTGCTGCAAAGCAAATACAACTCCCGCAAAAAATACGACGAGCTAGTGTATGAAGCCCGGGAAACCATCGATCTGATCGTGCCCAAGCTGGTGGAGATCGGGCATATGAACCCGGGTCGTTGGGGGCATATCGCGGACACCTTCGCCGCCCTGGAGATGGCGCCCAGGGATTACAACCTGGAGGGATTTGTCTTCGAGCCGGACCGCAATGACGCCAGACTGGTGTTGCGTACGGCGCTGTGGATTGGCGGTCTGGTGGTGATCGCCGGGGCGGTGGGCATCTTTTTGTTGGTGACGTTTAACAACCGGCTTAAAAACCGGGTAGAGCTGCACACTCATCAACTGCGTGAAGCCAATGAGGCGCTGTACGAACAGACGCAGACCCTGATGGAGAAAGAGCAGGCGCTGTACAAGCTGAACCATGCGCTGGAAGCCCGAGTGGAGGAGAGAACCGAGGCGCTGGCGCAGGCCAATCAGGAATTGAAGCTGGAGATAGCGGAAAGAGAGCAGCGCGAACTGTCCTTGCGCCTTCTTTCCAAAGCGGTGGAGAGCAGCCGCAGTGGCGTCATCATCACCAATGCGGATGGCGTTATCGTTTACGTGAATAACGCGTTTCTGGCGATGTCCGGCTACGATCGCATGCAGGTGTTCGACAAGCACATTTCCTCGTTGGAGGAGCGTGTTTGTTTTCCGCGTCTTGATCAGATTAATTTCCGAGAGTTGCCGGAGCCGATGGTCCGCGATGAGTTGCACTGCTACGACGCCTCGCGCAATCAATACTGGGTGCAGATCTCCATTTTCCCTATTTATGAACAGGCGGCGCGCAACTATGGCGTTTTCCGTCCCGCGCCGGAAAAAGTCAGCCATTATGTGGTGACCTGTGAAGACATCACTCTGCTGAAAAAGAGCAAGGATGAGATGGAGCAGTTGGCGTTTTACGACCACCTGACGGGCCTGGAGAGCCGCCTGCTGTTCAAACTGCGCCTGGAAAACGCCATTACCCGGGCGGTGCGCGACAAGTCCATGATCGCTCTGATGTTTATCGACATCGACCACTTCAAGGAGATCAACGATAACTATGGCCATGACGCTGGCGACGAAGTCCTGAAAACCGTGGCCGCGCGTATCAAACAGAACGTGCGTAAGAACGATACGGTGGCGCGCATCAGCGGCGATGAATTTACCGTGATCCTGTCGGATATTCGGGGACATGCGGACGCCCGCCGCGTGGCGCAGGGCATTCGCCGGACCTTGAACCAGCCGTTCAAGTTTGCGGGCAAAGAATATTTTGTCGGCGCCAGTATCGGCATCAGCATTGCGCCTGACGATGGCGTGGAGCTGGATGAGTTGTTGAAGAATGCGGACACCGCCATGTATCAGGCCAAGCGCAATGGCCGCAACGATATCCAGTTTTTCTCTCATTCCATGAATGAAGAAGCCAAGAAGAAACAGGCGCTGGAAGCGGAAATGATCCAGGGGCTGTCCAAGAAGCAGTTCCGCTTGGACTATCAGCCGGTGATTGACCTGGAAACCAAAAAGCTGGTTGGACTGGAGGCGCTGCTGCGCTGGAATCATCCCGGCCAGGGCGTTATTTATCCCGACCACTTTATTCCTCTGGCGGAAGAGACGGGACTCATTGTGGAGCTGGGGAAATGGGTGATCAGCGAAGTCATCTCCGCCACGCAGGAGTTGCGTAAAATGGGGTTCGCCGATGTCGGCGTGGCGATCAATGTATCAGCGCGACAGTTGCGGGACAAAGGGCTGATCGCGGATATCGGGCGCATTGTCGCCGCCCACCGCAATGAACCCTGCAATATTCAACTGGAGCTGACGGAATCCACCATCATTGAGGAGCTGGAGCAAAGCAACCGCAGCATTAACGATCTGAATAGGCTTGGCTTTGGCATCACCGTGGATGATTTCGGCGCGGGTTACTCTTCCATGAGTAACCTCAAGCAACTGCCGATCGACTGCATCAAGATCGACAAGTCGTTTATTCATAACATGCTGCGGAAAGGCGACGATGCGGAAATCGTCAAAGCGATGATTTCCATGGCGCATAACTTAAAGCTGAAGGTGGTGGCGGTGGGCGTGGAAGACGCCGAACAGGTGAAATTCCTCAAGGAAAATCAGTGCTTTCTCGCCCAGGGGTTCTACTTCGCCAAAGCTGGCGACCTGCATGAAATCATCGGGAAATTCAGCGCTCCCAATGTGGTGAAGCTCACTCCCTGA
- a CDS encoding ATP-dependent helicase has product MKDILSYLNEEQFKAVNSTEGATLVLAGAGSGKTRVVTYKAAHLILNKKAPPKSIILVTFTNKAANEMRSRLGELIGPIAKTLHIGTFHKLFLDLILKPSSDRPVTQKYGYNQTTRVISEHEARSFIESFWSNLGEEQQRFVARNSISLNEVLACLSRARANGFGSNDYAPPMELTNRERMIDRIMVALWKNLDEEKRKLNAIDADDILYIACHVLKEDAELRDALQYHLKHFIIDEFQDCNYLQFEAIRLLASNSVSITVVGDAKQSIYQFRGSEPSVFQAFLEAYESPSVCVLDTNYRSLNKLVQLSNKLADSMPHRLQQDIAMRAHRSGDGTVQFASPINVVTESNEVAANIQTLLDTGTPPDEIAVLYRENSQRLHIEQALIARRIPYLVNEGVPLLRRRGPRMLLSLCLAPSSSESPLEEKYLEYVLNNSRINLQWRHKKSGKYKDEAIFKYLQFISDADGSLGEKATDIIRDVRLIKKLNHCPPSQAEEQLWEILLRHTYFSREGMESLPAKVVIQQLLDGLKKGVSLEQSAEELLKINSEKTESDKIHLMTIHASKGAEFDTVFLINATQSEHKEREENREEERRVFYVALTRAKSRLHISCPQYNERGLPLQPSPYIAELRRV; this is encoded by the coding sequence TTGAAAGATATACTGTCTTATCTCAATGAAGAACAGTTCAAAGCCGTCAACAGTACCGAAGGAGCCACCCTGGTTCTTGCCGGCGCCGGCTCAGGCAAGACCCGCGTGGTCACCTATAAAGCCGCACACCTTATCCTGAATAAAAAGGCGCCGCCGAAGTCTATTATCCTGGTGACCTTTACCAACAAAGCTGCAAATGAGATGAGATCAAGGCTCGGTGAGCTGATTGGCCCCATCGCTAAAACCCTCCATATCGGCACTTTTCACAAGCTGTTCCTTGATTTGATCCTGAAACCCAGTTCCGATCGCCCCGTCACGCAGAAATATGGGTACAACCAAACGACGCGGGTGATCAGCGAGCACGAGGCCAGAAGCTTCATCGAATCATTCTGGTCCAACCTGGGCGAGGAACAGCAGCGCTTTGTCGCCCGCAACAGCATCTCTCTCAACGAGGTTCTCGCCTGCCTGTCCCGCGCCAGAGCCAACGGTTTCGGCTCCAACGACTATGCGCCGCCGATGGAGCTGACCAATCGCGAACGCATGATCGATCGCATCATGGTTGCGCTGTGGAAAAACCTGGACGAGGAAAAAAGAAAGCTCAACGCCATTGATGCAGACGATATTCTCTATATCGCCTGCCACGTGTTGAAAGAAGACGCTGAGTTGCGGGACGCGCTGCAATACCATTTGAAGCACTTCATCATAGATGAGTTTCAGGACTGCAATTATCTGCAGTTTGAAGCCATACGCCTGTTGGCCTCCAACTCCGTTTCCATCACCGTCGTCGGCGACGCCAAGCAGTCCATCTACCAGTTCCGGGGCTCGGAGCCATCGGTTTTCCAGGCGTTTCTGGAAGCGTACGAATCCCCCAGCGTCTGCGTGCTGGACACCAACTACCGGTCCTTGAACAAACTGGTGCAGCTCAGTAATAAGCTGGCTGACAGCATGCCTCATCGCCTGCAGCAAGACATCGCCATGCGCGCCCACAGAAGCGGCGACGGGACGGTGCAGTTCGCGTCGCCTATTAACGTAGTGACCGAGTCAAACGAAGTCGCCGCGAATATACAAACGCTACTGGACACAGGGACGCCGCCTGATGAGATCGCTGTTCTCTACAGGGAGAACAGCCAGCGTCTGCATATCGAACAGGCGCTGATCGCCCGCCGCATCCCTTATCTGGTTAATGAAGGCGTTCCGCTGCTGCGCAGGCGAGGTCCGCGTATGCTGTTGAGTCTGTGTCTTGCGCCCTCCAGCAGCGAAAGCCCGTTGGAGGAGAAGTACCTGGAGTACGTCCTCAATAACAGCCGGATTAATCTGCAATGGCGACACAAGAAATCCGGCAAATATAAAGACGAAGCGATCTTCAAATATCTGCAGTTTATTTCCGACGCCGATGGCAGCCTCGGCGAAAAGGCGACGGACATCATTCGCGACGTGCGCCTGATCAAGAAGCTGAATCACTGTCCGCCATCGCAAGCGGAAGAGCAGTTATGGGAAATACTGCTGCGCCACACCTATTTCAGCCGGGAAGGCATGGAAAGCCTGCCCGCCAAAGTGGTGATTCAGCAGTTATTGGACGGCTTGAAGAAAGGCGTCAGTCTGGAACAAAGCGCCGAGGAACTGCTGAAAATTAACAGTGAGAAAACCGAGTCGGATAAAATTCATCTCATGACCATTCATGCCTCAAAAGGGGCCGAATTCGATACGGTCTTCCTGATCAATGCGACCCAGTCCGAGCATAAAGAGAGAGAGGAAAACAGGGAGGAGGAACGCCGGGTTTTCTACGTGGCGCTGACACGGGCCAAAAGCAGACTGCATATCTCCTGCCCGCAATATAACGAACGCGGGCTTCCCTTGCAGCCTTCGCCGTATATAGCGGAACTCAGGCGCGTTTAG
- a CDS encoding tripartite tricarboxylate transporter substrate binding protein, producing the protein MSVLKRLPWLVFFLSLSLFVDAKELAFLIPGGEGGGWDTTAREAGATMKAIGLVDDAKFTNLSGGGGGRALDDLIRNAPKYSETLMVQSTPLILRSLTGVIDKDFRDIKPIATVIAEYQVVAVKADSPIQSVSQLADLIRDHAAKNPIIGGSSKESLDHITAALLFKSAGIGIDQMRYVPSDGGGDALEKLYKEVGVALVTGLGEVVNDYKSGKLRLLGVTSDERLEGFDIPTMKEQGYDLVFANWRGFFGTPGMSAQDVSQYADMLEKLSQSDQWKQVRSKYGWSNFYHRGDAMQRFLENQEKDIREVLLSLGVKVR; encoded by the coding sequence ATGAGCGTATTGAAACGGTTGCCTTGGCTTGTGTTCTTTTTAAGTCTTTCTCTCTTCGTCGACGCAAAAGAACTGGCCTTTCTCATTCCCGGCGGCGAAGGCGGCGGCTGGGACACTACCGCCCGTGAAGCCGGCGCCACGATGAAAGCGATAGGACTGGTGGATGACGCCAAGTTCACCAACCTCTCTGGAGGCGGCGGCGGACGCGCCCTGGATGACCTGATACGCAACGCGCCCAAGTACTCGGAAACCTTGATGGTGCAATCCACTCCATTGATATTGCGCAGCCTGACAGGGGTGATCGACAAAGACTTCCGCGACATCAAGCCAATCGCCACAGTGATAGCGGAGTATCAGGTAGTGGCGGTGAAAGCGGACTCGCCGATTCAATCAGTTTCGCAACTGGCGGACCTGATCCGTGACCATGCCGCGAAAAATCCGATTATTGGCGGCTCATCCAAGGAAAGCCTGGACCACATTACCGCCGCGCTCCTGTTCAAATCCGCCGGCATCGGCATTGATCAAATGCGTTATGTTCCCAGCGACGGCGGGGGGGATGCTCTGGAGAAACTGTACAAAGAAGTGGGCGTCGCCCTGGTCACCGGGCTCGGAGAAGTGGTGAACGATTATAAGTCCGGCAAACTGCGCCTGCTCGGCGTCACCAGCGACGAGCGCCTGGAAGGCTTTGACATCCCCACCATGAAAGAGCAAGGCTACGATCTGGTTTTCGCCAACTGGCGCGGCTTCTTTGGAACGCCCGGTATGTCGGCGCAGGACGTTTCCCAATACGCCGATATGTTGGAAAAGCTGTCGCAAAGCGATCAATGGAAACAGGTGAGAAGCAAATACGGATGGTCCAACTTCTATCACCGCGGCGACGCCATGCAGCGTTTTCTGGAGAACCAGGAAAAAGATATCCGCGAAGTGTTGCTGAGTCTGGGCGTTAAGGTGCGCTGA
- a CDS encoding AraC family transcriptional regulator: MSTPIALDLRRYSPETQCHSHDYHQLVLPLSGRLELDVAGHGAMVDRRTAAVIEAGRDHAFAGGEDNHFVVADLPVAMEPALGRLPAFIELDPGLRSYVHFIAMELRHGHLGEASRERILGLLLQLLRERYGAALNLDKRLLAARDFLDAHLGDTITLDQVASAANLSRRHLSDLFKNAFGMTPMDYLRDKRMRLALALLENSQLSIQRIALDTGFQNQAAFSDRFRRHFGKSPKHFRPREKN, encoded by the coding sequence ATGTCGACGCCTATCGCTTTGGACCTGCGGCGTTATTCGCCGGAAACGCAATGCCATAGCCATGACTATCACCAGCTGGTGCTGCCGCTCAGCGGTCGCCTGGAACTGGATGTGGCGGGCCACGGGGCGATGGTGGACCGGCGTACTGCGGCGGTGATCGAAGCCGGACGGGATCACGCCTTCGCCGGCGGCGAAGATAACCACTTTGTGGTGGCGGATCTGCCGGTGGCCATGGAGCCGGCTCTAGGACGTCTGCCGGCATTTATAGAACTGGACCCAGGGTTGCGTTCTTATGTTCACTTTATCGCGATGGAGCTGCGTCACGGACACCTGGGCGAAGCGTCCCGCGAGCGCATACTCGGCTTATTGCTGCAGTTGCTTCGGGAGCGCTATGGCGCGGCGTTGAATCTGGACAAGCGCCTGCTCGCCGCTCGCGACTTTCTAGACGCACACTTGGGCGACACGATCACCCTCGATCAAGTCGCCAGCGCGGCGAACCTGAGCCGCCGCCACCTCTCAGATCTATTTAAAAACGCATTCGGTATGACGCCGATGGATTATCTGCGAGACAAACGTATGCGACTGGCTCTGGCGCTGCTGGAAAACAGCCAGCTCAGCATACAACGGATAGCGCTCGACACCGGTTTTCAGAATCAGGCCGCTTTCAGTGATCGTTTCAGACGCCACTTCGGCAAGTCTCCCAAGCATTTCCGCCCGCGCGAGAAAAACTAG